The region TTATCTCGCTGATATCGAAGTACTTCCCTGAATCAAAAGTAAAGACCTGTTATGAAGCTGGTTCGTTAGAGTCTTAAGGGCAGCGTGAGTTGCTTACTTTTTCTCTGTCGCAAGAGCCACGTTTGTGAATCCAGCCTGCTGTACTGTCTCCATTGTAGCCTCGGAAGTATTATCAATTCGGACGATTACGGGATGAGCCTCTGGTAGAGAGCGATTAAGAGCGGAGAGCTTTTCCTTTAAGGCGTTAAGAGACATGCTTTGACCATCAAGGAGAAAGGAGTCTATATCAACTGCCGTGATTTGAAGCGCCTGCTGATTGTTTGATGTTTCTCCTGTCTCGGATTGGGGCAAGTGAATATCAAGCGCCTGCTCTTTTAGGAACGTACTCGTCAGCATGAAAAAAATCAGGAGCAGGAATACGATATCAATGAGTGGAGCGATATTCAGCTGAACAGCAACCTTAGGACGTTTTGCAATATCCATTGAGAACCCTCTCCCTTTGATACTTTAGTTGAGGCTCGGCTGAATATTCATGGTGCGTTCGGCTGTCATATGCGTGCCTTCTCCAGAACTTTCCTCGAGAATCAGCCTTCTTTTGAATAGGAGTCTTTTACCGAGATCGCTTATTCGAGCCGCTCGATTATCGACTTCTCCCTCAAAAAACGAGTACGTCGCAGTTGCAGGGATAGCAATAGCAAGTCCTGCTGCTGTTGTAAGTAGCGCCTCCCAGATCCCTCCAGCAAGCAGCCCTGGTTCTACCTGTGTGCCAGCTGCTTCGAGGCTTACGAATACCTCTATCATTCCTAGCACTGTTCCGAGAAGTCCGAGCAGCGGGGCTAATTGTGCAATCATCCCGAGGGGGCGGAGCCAAGCTTCTAGCGAACGTATTTCCCGGGTTGCAAGTCGACCGAGTTCAACTTCAAGCTCTTTGTTGCTGATGCCAGGGCGGAATTCAGCCTCCAACAGCGGAAGAAATATTTTCTTTAGTGCTCCAAGATTGCTCTGAAAGAGGGCAGAAAATCGGGGGAAATTCGGCTGACTGTAAAGTG is a window of bacterium DNA encoding:
- a CDS encoding biopolymer transporter ExbD; the encoded protein is MDIAKRPKVAVQLNIAPLIDIVFLLLIFFMLTSTFLKEQALDIHLPQSETGETSNNQQALQITAVDIDSFLLDGQSMSLNALKEKLSALNRSLPEAHPVIVRIDNTSEATMETVQQAGFTNVALATEKK
- a CDS encoding MotA/TolQ/ExbB proton channel family protein, giving the protein MLMNYIELLLHGGPVMATLLFFSVGGLSLIIFKLIHFRRTKLPTPELCEEFATLYSQPNFPRFSALFQSNLGALKKIFLPLLEAEFRPGISNKELEVELGRLATREIRSLEAWLRPLGMIAQLAPLLGLLGTVLGMIEVFVSLEAAGTQVEPGLLAGGIWEALLTTAAGLAIAIPATATYSFFEGEVDNRAARISDLGKRLLFKRRLILEESSGEGTHMTAERTMNIQPSLN